In Candidatus Glassbacteria bacterium, one DNA window encodes the following:
- a CDS encoding carboxypeptidase regulatory-like domain-containing protein, with protein MNQMIEERKMSLRSLSRIRRILLAACVSVTVAGLGIGGGLAALELSPGHGRLVKLLKAGADSGRETLRPAAVGVRDHAAVVRIDDDSGEPSRISAAGRRVYREPTRQARQMLLEGLAARIRSMPAGDFDRDIAALAGYRGLLGDAATVRLVAGDDGDGMIPLPLDAVEEVEPNDDWPGAQPLALGDTLSGSAVPFADIDVFSFQGQAGQYVRIEALPLEADIYGTAYAIVRLFGPDSMQVHGGFYALYEDVSVQSADVSSRLIWPGGNIVAASLDSTGTYHVVVEVYPGDIRWLDGGMLITEDGDYEQIAYRLTLDTLTTGKVDGLVTDEGGGAVEGAVVELWSRDGIGGARAVTDIEGRFSRQLPAGTWGVYIEGPEGGPYPSGQNQREFVHDGAATSVTFELARGVVFSGRIETDRGEAAPYVGFSLIDTVDRQYRWGQSDEQGDFSVAVFPGTFDLYLHPGYLYPPQPVIEGVVIESDTTAVIVLDSGLRVSGALLDADGEPLPETWVTFYGQELSRWVMTSTEGEYTINLPEGRYWADVRPAVELLVPAQVAGPFDITEDIELDIELARGAILGGSVYDDRGSPVAGAQINLWQKIYYIYLEEPTDSTVRSDDGIIYFNETGEAIYPDLVDPAIWAGDNGARPQSYFQLRTDEKGMWRIALLGGEYSVDVVAPYPYPSQRVTLGTFTLEEGREVDAGRVEITYGVLFSGRVMIDPETPLAWTGFNMVAVKPEPEDDGGITLMLYRIPAPSLWVNTDGDGAFGVQVLPGTYNLMFDPRYSAQQFPVQWIYDVDLSADAAMDIVLEAGYTLSGRTVDEFGSGLSGSRLDFYEETGAWRGTAYTGGDGAFKIGLATGDYNVLVTPVKGYFPDSTSYAVSVDSDRQIEIVLRRGVRVYGRVTARDGHPLGRVSIQLLPHFDWPSPGETEPAETRVSLASHVLNDDSDGDAAVYYPYPQPVTRSQFMTFSDPDGEWELFVRRGAYDLFAAPSIAGFANAFLPNLDCSGERRIDLVLEQTEIVFEGMVTDQAGRPAPGTLVSLFDPASGGHVSAFTDEAGRFRLDLPMGDYEMFIEAPAGNSELPTSDRLKLDGDRQVLIQLGRGLLDSSPGTSLPRSFALSQNVPNPFNPSTTISYALEQQARVNLAVYNLRGRTVAVLVDKVQGEGD; from the coding sequence ATGAACCAAATGATCGAGGAGAGAAAAATGAGCCTGCGCAGTTTAAGTCGGATACGGCGGATATTACTTGCTGCATGCGTTAGCGTAACCGTGGCCGGTCTGGGAATCGGTGGCGGTCTTGCGGCTCTCGAGCTTTCCCCCGGCCACGGCAGGCTGGTCAAGCTGCTGAAGGCCGGCGCAGACTCCGGTCGCGAAACACTCCGTCCTGCCGCGGTCGGCGTTCGGGACCATGCGGCTGTTGTGCGGATCGACGATGATTCCGGTGAACCCAGCCGGATAAGCGCCGCCGGGCGCAGGGTGTACCGCGAACCCACCCGGCAGGCGAGGCAAATGCTGCTGGAGGGGCTGGCCGCCAGGATCAGAAGTATGCCGGCCGGTGATTTCGACAGAGATATCGCCGCGCTGGCCGGTTACAGGGGCTTGCTCGGTGATGCGGCAACGGTCAGGCTGGTGGCGGGCGATGACGGGGACGGGATGATACCGTTGCCGCTGGATGCGGTGGAGGAAGTGGAACCCAATGACGACTGGCCCGGCGCCCAGCCGCTTGCGCTCGGAGATACCCTTTCCGGGTCGGCGGTGCCGTTTGCAGATATCGACGTGTTCAGTTTCCAGGGCCAGGCGGGACAGTATGTCAGAATCGAAGCCCTGCCGCTGGAGGCTGATATTTATGGGACTGCGTATGCGATAGTCCGGCTGTTCGGGCCGGACAGCATGCAGGTGCATGGAGGTTTCTATGCCCTCTACGAGGACGTGTCCGTCCAGTCAGCGGATGTTTCCAGCAGGCTGATCTGGCCCGGCGGCAATATCGTAGCCGCCAGCCTGGATTCGACGGGGACTTACCATGTGGTGGTGGAGGTGTATCCCGGTGACATCCGCTGGCTGGACGGTGGGATGCTGATAACCGAAGACGGCGATTACGAGCAGATCGCTTACCGGCTGACGCTCGATACCCTGACTACCGGCAAGGTCGATGGTCTGGTTACCGACGAGGGCGGGGGCGCGGTGGAAGGTGCGGTGGTGGAGTTGTGGTCGAGGGACGGGATCGGCGGAGCGCGCGCGGTGACCGACATAGAGGGCCGGTTCAGCAGGCAGCTTCCCGCCGGCACCTGGGGCGTCTATATCGAGGGTCCCGAGGGCGGACCGTATCCCTCCGGCCAGAACCAGCGGGAATTTGTCCACGATGGCGCCGCAACGTCCGTGACTTTCGAACTGGCGCGCGGCGTGGTGTTCAGCGGACGGATCGAAACCGACCGCGGCGAAGCCGCGCCGTATGTCGGATTCAGCCTGATCGACACAGTCGACCGCCAGTACCGCTGGGGCCAGTCGGATGAACAGGGCGATTTCAGCGTGGCCGTATTCCCCGGCACGTTCGACCTCTATCTGCACCCCGGCTACCTCTATCCGCCCCAGCCGGTGATCGAGGGTGTGGTGATCGAGAGCGATACCACCGCAGTGATCGTACTCGACAGCGGCCTGCGAGTCAGCGGCGCTTTGCTTGACGCCGACGGTGAGCCGCTGCCGGAAACCTGGGTTACGTTTTACGGCCAGGAGCTGAGCCGCTGGGTCATGACCTCGACCGAGGGTGAATACACGATCAACCTGCCGGAGGGCAGATACTGGGCTGATGTCCGCCCCGCCGTGGAGTTGCTGGTTCCCGCCCAGGTAGCCGGGCCGTTCGACATCACCGAAGACATCGAACTGGATATCGAACTGGCGCGCGGCGCGATCCTGGGAGGCAGCGTTTACGACGACCGCGGCAGCCCGGTGGCCGGGGCGCAGATCAATCTCTGGCAGAAGATCTATTATATCTACCTGGAGGAACCGACGGACAGCACGGTCAGGAGCGATGACGGGATCATCTATTTCAACGAGACTGGCGAGGCGATCTATCCCGACCTGGTCGATCCCGCAATCTGGGCCGGAGATAATGGAGCCCGGCCCCAGAGTTACTTCCAGTTACGCACCGATGAGAAAGGCATGTGGCGGATCGCTCTGCTGGGCGGCGAGTATTCTGTCGACGTGGTGGCTCCGTACCCGTATCCCTCGCAAAGGGTGACTCTCGGGACGTTCACGCTCGAGGAGGGCCGGGAGGTCGACGCCGGCCGGGTGGAGATAACCTATGGCGTGCTCTTCAGCGGCCGCGTGATGATCGATCCGGAAACACCGCTGGCCTGGACAGGGTTCAATATGGTGGCCGTGAAGCCTGAGCCGGAAGATGACGGCGGGATTACTCTCATGCTCTATAGGATCCCCGCCCCCTCCCTCTGGGTTAACACCGACGGCGACGGGGCGTTCGGCGTGCAGGTGCTGCCGGGAACCTACAATCTGATGTTCGACCCCCGCTACAGCGCCCAACAGTTCCCTGTCCAGTGGATTTACGACGTGGACCTGTCTGCCGACGCGGCGATGGATATCGTCCTCGAAGCCGGCTATACGCTCAGCGGCAGGACTGTCGATGAGTTCGGCTCCGGACTGAGCGGCAGCCGTCTTGATTTCTACGAAGAAACCGGGGCCTGGCGCGGCACTGCCTATACCGGCGGTGACGGCGCATTCAAAATCGGTCTGGCCACGGGCGACTACAACGTGCTGGTGACCCCGGTCAAGGGATATTTCCCCGATTCGACCAGCTATGCGGTCTCTGTCGACTCTGACAGGCAGATCGAGATCGTGCTCCGCAGGGGAGTGCGTGTCTACGGCCGCGTTACGGCCCGGGACGGACACCCCCTCGGCCGGGTCAGTATCCAGTTGCTGCCCCATTTCGACTGGCCAAGCCCCGGTGAGACGGAGCCGGCTGAAACCAGGGTCTCGCTGGCCTCCCATGTCCTCAACGACGATTCGGACGGTGACGCGGCTGTCTACTACCCTTATCCGCAGCCGGTGACCCGCAGCCAGTTCATGACCTTCAGCGACCCGGACGGAGAGTGGGAACTGTTTGTCCGCCGGGGAGCATACGACCTGTTCGCCGCCCCGTCGATAGCGGGGTTCGCCAACGCGTTCCTGCCGAACCTGGATTGCAGCGGGGAAAGACGGATCGATCTGGTGCTCGAGCAGACCGAGATAGTGTTCGAGGGTATGGTTACCGACCAGGCCGGCCGTCCCGCACCGGGTACGCTGGTCAGCCTGTTCGATCCCGCCAGCGGCGGCCACGTTTCGGCGTTCACCGATGAGGCCGGGCGTTTCCGTCTGGACCTGCCGATGGGCGATTACGAGATGTTTATCGAGGCGCCCGCCGGTAACAGCGAGCTGCCGACCTCGGACCGGTTGAAGCTCGACGGCGACCGTCAGGTCCTGATTCAGCTCGGCCGCGGCTTGCTGGACAGCAGTCCCGGCACCAGCCTGCCCAGGTCGTTCGCCTTGAGCCAGAACGTGCCTAATCCGTTCAACCCCAGCACCACGATCAGCTACGCGCTCGAACAGCAGGCTCGGGTGAACCTGGCGGTCTACAACCTCCGCGGACGCACTGTGGCCGTGCTGGTGGACAAAGTGCAGGGGGAGGGCGATA